The Planococcus halocryophilus nucleotide sequence AATGGTGCCAAGCTTCATGGATTCCACCAGCATAGCTATTCATAGCCCGATAGATTGAAGGATGTTTTTGTTGTTCGAGCAATTCAGGCTGCGCGTTTCCAACGATAACAGAAGGAAAGCCCATAGTTAGCATCTCTGCGTCATTTCCAGAATCACCAGCTACTAGTAATTTAGCGTTATTCAGCTGATACTTATTTAAGATGTATTGAAGCGCTTGTCCTTTTCCGCTACCTGCCGGAAGAATATCGACATCACGTCCACCGCTATATATTAACTTGTACGTAATTCCCGCTTGATCAAGCGCTGTGCGAAATGCTTCTACGATATTAACGTCAGTTGCATAATAAGAGCAACGGTTTGTGACGGGAAGCTTTTGAGAAACTAAATCAGGAATTTGGCAAGCAATGGCATCTATTTTTTCAGGCATCCAAGATTGTTCTAAATGCTGTGACCATGCTAAGTCTTGTTCTAATGTGTCTCCTATATAAATAGCTGTTCCAACGTCTGTAATCAGTACGTCAGGAACCGGTAAATTTTCCTCGTTGATAAGTGATAGAGCAGATTCATAATGCCTGCCGGTAATATAAATTAACGATACGTTGTACGGCTGATTGTTATAAAAACTGAGTAGTGTTTGCAAACTGTTTTGATCACCGACGAGTGTTCCGTCCAGATCGGTTGCTAATAAATGCGTTGCTGCGTGCACGAATAATCACCTCATATAATGAATTGATGCGAGAAGAAATAGTATCCCAATCAAAGTCTTTGCGAGCAATCTTTTCAGCTTGGCGACTTAATCTCTCTGTCAAAAGTGTATTTGCTGACAAAACATCCATGGCAATAGCTAAATCGATTTCGTTTTTCGTCTCAACTAAAAGCCCGGAAATGCCATCTTGAACGACATTTTTTAATCCCCCTACATTTGAAGCAATAACGGGACTCCCGCAAGCTTGCGCTTCTGCAGCAACCATTCCAAAAGATTCATAGAAACTCGGCACAATTGTAGCAGTAGCCGAATTGAATAATAGAGCCAACTCTTCTTGGCTTTGAGGACCTAAAAACTCTACTCGATTTTCGATGCCTTTAATAGCCGCCCGAAGTTTTTCATCTTTAGGTAACCCTGTTTCTAAATCAAAATTTTCTATGTCTCCGCCGGCAATAACCAAGTGTGGAGTTTCTGTATATTTACTTTTTTCAACCAACAATTGGAACGCTTTTAATAAAGTGAAAATTCCTTTCGTAACTTCTAGTCTACCCGCAAAAACAAAGAGGGGATTGCTGTAACCGAATTTTTTGCGCAAATGTGTTCGGTTACCTCGTACTTTAAACGCCTGGTCTACTCCAATTGGAACAACTTGTATAGGAGAGGGCGAGTTTATGTGAAATTCGATTAATTGTTTTTCGTTATTAGTAGTTGCTAATACATAATCAGTGTTTTTCAAAATTGCTTTTTCTGCATTTATCCGGCGTTGATCATGAATGCCTGTTGCCCGTTCTTTTGCCCAAGCAAGTGAATGGGTTGTGTGTACATAAGGCAATC carries:
- a CDS encoding glycosyltransferase, producing MNKKALFISDHGDPLAKLGGKQSGGQNNYVKQLALALENKGWQVDVATHWCDSSEPQIETFGATCRVVRLEAGHKGFVSKDEMYSMLPAFYEELKTTLNLASYDIVHTHYWLSGLIGKKLKKEFGLPYVHTTHSLAWAKERATGIHDQRRINAEKAILKNTDYVLATTNNEKQLIEFHINSPSPIQVVPIGVDQAFKVRGNRTHLRKKFGYSNPLFVFAGRLEVTKGIFTLLKAFQLLVEKSKYTETPHLVIAGGDIENFDLETGLPKDEKLRAAIKGIENRVEFLGPQSQEELALLFNSATATIVPSFYESFGMVAAEAQACGSPVIASNVGGLKNVVQDGISGLLVETKNEIDLAIAMDVLSANTLLTERLSRQAEKIARKDFDWDTISSRINSLYEVIIRARSNAFISNRSGRNTRR
- a CDS encoding HAD-IIB family hydrolase codes for the protein MHAATHLLATDLDGTLVGDQNSLQTLLSFYNNQPYNVSLIYITGRHYESALSLINEENLPVPDVLITDVGTAIYIGDTLEQDLAWSQHLEQSWMPEKIDAIACQIPDLVSQKLPVTNRCSYYATDVNIVEAFRTALDQAGITYKLIYSGGRDVDILPAGSGKGQALQYILNKYQLNNAKLLVAGDSGNDAEMLTMGFPSVIVGNAQPELLEQQKHPSIYRAMNSYAGGIHEAWHHFYTK